The Euphorbia lathyris chromosome 2, ddEupLath1.1, whole genome shotgun sequence genome includes a window with the following:
- the LOC136220503 gene encoding uncharacterized protein, whose product MPPEKSNIYNSSHFKSQRILDLGRNDAIENHRQLFQDTVPLDDTVALDSSPNETQFELDFGTEVREDPDCIEDMRINPITELEKEVVLDSEDEPDCYAEIFSGNNGLSDVKTDRYIERKKVGFFKRLPCSPSLQPKGFVEACECSLADEQWGTDTRKTPPKIGSDQVSAGLNAIDAEEREELSQANALDFINTYLSHNKMGFSPKTKPRDVREKVLPVSGFKGCQNLAKQINTRNADGKGAFEWVDNDHCGEIDFFGKRIGATFGLEGPLQRPAVRHWKSGCVDSKEGGSPASQCSKKSMNLHYEMTGSLSSDSRNVASFQKQIKKNEQISQVNFDKNSIQLGQDSDACNTETDSPDVFDIGISTQMAAEAMKALSYGLNSDNNVGQHPQDLLVDSPTLVTKRKSCYGKSRRHKGGFSNLKATARISKQRKSSGRKGTSSSYLKHPSDQDLDSESENTTERESSRIRAGRLKGRDTASQNKCSNGQTLKPVNKRKESEDKIKNNFEECEEHQSSSIPFENKSLGKQHIETKYFDHQTGDWMTEQNLEGTRDETHNIGGRENNITKCSIVTYKRKRSSLAKKPSAGLSAGECAMCCRRVQGEISSHQAGHCIAGGEMERTKDGANNPQERMNDIVKCRIITYQRKKSPLTAKSSEVFTAEGKTTTLRCNTSKVKRNNKLTDQTQDSLEVYSLTSSLNFNIWNCAKGKRKLRKRPGQSNGAKSQFTPFMIFNEKENYRRPYNKNLPKSSILKELIRLGIPDQKPSSKLKDSRKRRDMANVKVLFSQHLNDDIIKQQKRILVRYRISVASCSMDATHFVADKFVRTRNMLETIALGKPVVTHLWLESCAEASCLIDEKNYILRDAKKEKEIGFSMPVSLARAGQHPLLEGRSVLITPNVKPDKDTISSLVKAVHGQAIEEVRISALKIPDDLLILSCEEDEDICVPFLHKGAGVYSSELLLNGVVIQKLEYERHRLFTNYAERNHQASKR is encoded by the exons ATGCCTCCAGAAAAATCCAATATTTATAATAGCTCCCACTTTAAATCTCAGCGGATACTCG ATTTGGGACGGAACGATGCTATAGAAAACCACCGTCAGTTGTTCCAAGATACTGTACCCTTAGACGATACAGTTGCACTTGATAGTTCCCCAAATGAAACCCAGTTTGAGCTTGATTTTGGCACGGAAGTCAGAGAAGATCCCGATTGCATTGAGGATATGAGGATCAATCCGATTACTGAACTTGAGAAGGAAGTTGTCCTCGACAGTGAAGATGAACCAGATTGTTATGCTGAAATTTTCAGTGGTAACAATGGGCTATCTGATGTTAAGACAGATAGATATATAGAAAGGAAGAAAGTAGGCTTCTTTAAGAGGTTGCCTTGTTCACCTTCCTTGCAGCCGAAAGGCTTTGTAGAAGCTTGTGAGTGCTCCCTTGCTGATGAACAATGGGGTACAG ATACAAGGAAAACTCCTCCAAAGATCGGGAGTGATCAAGTGTCTGCAGGATTGAATGCCATTGATGCTGAGGAACGAGAAGAGTTGTCCCAAGCAAATGCACTTGACTTCATTAATACTTACCTGTCACATAATAAAATGGGCTTTTCACCTAAAACTAAGCCTAGAGATGTTAGGGAGAAAGTGCTTCCAGTCTCGGGATTCAAGGGCTGTCAAAACCTGGCTAAACAAATCAATACTAGGAACGCGGATGGAAAAGGAGCCTTCGAATGGGTTGATAACGATCATTGTGGAGAAATTGATTTCTTTGGCAAGAGGATTGGTGCAACCTTTGGCCTTGAAGGCCCCCTGCAAAGACCTGCAGTAAGGCATTGGAAGAGTGGATGTGTTGATAGTAAAGAAGGTGGTAGCCCAGCTAGCCAGTGCTCGAAAAAGTCTATGAACCTCCACTATGAAATGACAGGATCACTTTCTTCAGATTCAAGAAATGTAGCCAGCTTTCAAAAACAGATAAAGAAGAATGAACAGATATCCCAAgtgaattttgataaaaattcaATCCAACTGGGGCAAGATTCGGATGCATGTAACACAGAAACAGATTCACCGGATGTGTTTGATATTGGTATTAGCACTCAAATGGCAGCTGAAGCTATGAAAGCTTTATCATATGGTCTTAACAGTGATAACAATGTTGGTCAACATCCTCAAGACCTTCTTGTAGATTCTCCAACACTTGTAACAAAGAGAAAATCTTGTTATGGAAAATCTCGCCGTCATAAGGGCGGTTTCTCTAATCTAAAAGCCACTGCAAGAATATCAAAGCAAAGAAAAAGCTCTGGCAGGAAGGGAACTTCCAGCTCATATTTGAAACACCCTAGTGATCAAGATTTAGATAGTGAATCAGAAAATACAACAGAAAGGGAATCGAGCAGAATCAGGGCTGGGAGGTTAAAAGGGAGGGACACTGCATCCCAAAATAAATGCTCTAATGGACAAACTCTGAAGCCTGTCAACAAAAGAAAGGAAAGTGAAGATAAGATCAAAAACAACTTTGAAGAATGTGAAGAACATCAGAGTTCATCAATACCCTTTGAAAATAAGTCTTTAGGAAAGCAACATATTGAAACAAAATATTTTGATCATCAAACTGGGGATTGGATGACAGAACAAAACTTAGAAGGCACTAGAGATGAAACACATAATATAGGTGGAAGGGAGAATAATATCACAAAATGTAGTATAGTTACATATAAAAGAAAGAGAAGCAGCTTGGCTAAAAAGCCTTCTGCAGGGTTGAGTGCTGGAGAATGTGCCATGTGCTGCAGACGTGTACAAGGGGAGATTTCCTCTCACCAAGCTGGACACTGTATTGCAGGAGGTGAAatggaaaggacaaaagacggaGCAAATAATCCACAGGAAAGGATGAACGATATTGTGAAGTGTCGTATTATTACGTATCAAAGAAAGAAGAGCCCCCTGACTGCCAAGTCATCCGAAGTATTCACTGCTGAAGGAAAGACTACCACATTGCGTTGCAATACATCTAAGGTAAAGAGAAACAACAAACTGACTGATCAAACACAAGACAGCTTGGAGGTATATTCCTTAACCAGTTCTTTAAATTTCAATATATGGAACTGTGCCAAAGGGAAGAGAAAACTTCGCAAACGTCCAGGACAATCAAATGGAGCTAAAAGCCAGTTTACCCCGTTTATGATTTTCAATGaaaaggaaaattacagaaGACCGTACAATAAAAACCTTCCTAAATCATCCattttgaaagagcttattagaCTAGGAATCCCAGATCAAAAACCTAGTTCTAAATTGAAAGATTCAAGAAAGCGAAGAGATATGGCAAACGTCAAAGTTCTGTTTAGCCAGCATTTGAATGATGATATCATCAAGCAGCAGAAAAGG ATCCTGGTGCGATATCGTATTTCTGTTGCTTCATGTTCAATGGATGCCACACATTTTGTAGCAGACAAATTTGTGCGTACAAGAAACATGTTGGAAACTATTGCTCTCGGTAAGCCAGTGGTGACTCATTTATGGCTTGAAAGTTGCGCTGAAGCAAGCTGTCTAATTGATGAGAAAAATTATATTCTGAGAGATGccaagaaagaaaaggaaattgGTTTTAGCATGCCTGTCTCATTGGCTCGTGCTGGCCAGCATCCGCTCCTAGAG GGTCGAAGTGTCTTGATTACTCCAAATGTAAAACCTGATAAAGATACAATTTCTAGCTTGGTCAAGGCAGTTCATGGTCAG GCAATTGAAGAAGTACGAATATCTGCACTGAAGATCCCAGATGATTTATTAATTCTTTCatgtgaggaagatgaagacaTTTGTGTGCCCTTCCTCCACAAAG GAGCAGGTGTTTACAGTTCAGAGCTTCTATTGAATGGAGTAGTTATCCAGAAATTAGAATATGAGAG GCATAGACTTTTCACAAATTATGCTGAAAGAAATCACCAAGCCAGCAAGCGGTGA